CCTCTGATCTTAGCATTTGCTATATCTTCATCAATTTGTTTTATGCTTTTTTCAAAATCTAAATAATTTGACATCTTAATCCAACTTTTTAAATATCACGACGCCATTTGTGCCACCAAAACCAAATGAGTTGCTCATAACAGCTTTTATATCAGCTTTTCTAGCTTTATTTGGAACGTAGTCTAGATCGCACTCTGGATCAGGAGTTTCGTAGTTTATCGTTGGAGGGATAATACCATCTCTCATTGCCATTATAGATATAACAGCCTCGATCGCACCAGCACCACCTAGACAGTGTCCGGTTTGACCTTTTGTTGAGCTAACTGGTGGACATTTATCACCAAAAACTGCTTTTAGTGCCGCAGTCTCATTCTTATCATTTACAGGCGTTGAAGTACCGTGCGCATTTACATAATCTATCTTTACACCTTTTGCCATATCAAGTGCTTGTTTCATCGCACTTAATGGACCTTCAAGTGTTGGTGATGTGATATGGTGTGCATCTCCGCTCTCACCAAATCCAACTACTTCAGCATAAATTTTAGCACCTCTTGCAACAGCTGACTCATACTCTTCAAGCACAAGTGCACCAGCTCCTTCACCCATTACAAAACCATCACGATTTGCATCAAATGGCCTTGATGCCTTACTTGGTTCATCATTTCTAGTTGAGAGAGCTTTCATTGCTGCAAAACCACCTATACCTACACCACAAATAGTAGACTCAGCGCCGATAACTAGCATATTTGTAGCTTGACCAATCATAATGCATTTTGCAGCTTGCGATATCGCATGAGTGCTTGCTGCACATGCTGTTACGCTAGACAAATTTGGACCCTTAAGTCCGTGATTTATAGAAACTATGCCACCTAGCATATTTACAAGTGCAGATGGAATGAAAAATGGTGAAATTCTCTTTACGCCTTTTTCAAAGTATGTGATTGAATTTTTCTCAATATTTGGCAAACCACCTATGCCAGCTGCCGAGCTAACGCCAAATTTATGAGCATCAAACTCTTTAAAATTCGCATCAGCCATAGCTTCATTAGATGCTTTTATGCCAAGCTGTATGAAACGATCTACTTTTTTCACCTCTTTGCCGTCTAAAATGCTATTTGGATCAAAATCAGTTATCTCGGCAGCAATTTTAACAGGAAAGTCACTTACATCAAAGCTTGTGATCTCTTTCACGCCTGTTTTACCCTCGCAAATAGCCTTAAAAGAGCTCTCTTTGTCAAGACCAAGTGCGTTTATCATGCCTATACCAGTTACAACGACTCGTTTCAATACATCTCCTTAAATCAAACTGTGCAAATTTAAATTATTTGCCTAGTTTTTCTATATAATTTACAACGTCTTGAATGCTTATTAATTTCTCTGCTTCGCTATCAGGAATTTCTACTTCAAATTTCTCTTCTAAAGCCATAACTAGTTCTACAACATCAAGTGAATCAGCGCCTAAATCCTCAATGATTTTAGACTCTAATTTTACTGCTTGTGGATCTACACTTAGTTGCTCTACAACTACGTCTCTTACGTCTTCAAATACTGCCATTTTAAGGTCTCCTTATAAAAAATGTCTGTTATCTTATAATATTTACGCTTTTATTTATTTTAAATTTCAAAACTTGTCTGAAATTTACCTACATATAAAGTCCGCCATTTATTTTAAGCGTCTCTCCAGTTACGTAGCTTGCGTGATCACTTAACAAAAACGCCACTGCCTCAGCTACTTCACTAGCACTGCCAAAGCGTTTTAGCGGGATATTATCGCTATAAGTTTTTTTCACCTCATCACTTAGCCCATGCGTCATATCAGTCTCGATAAAACCAGGAGTTACGCTATTAAAGCGGATATTTCTGCTTGCGCCCTCTTTTGCAAAGCTCTTGCTCATGGCGATTAGTCCGCCCTTGCTGGCTGAATAATTCACCTGTCCAGCATTTCCCATCTCACCAACGATAGATGCGACGTTTACGACCGCTCCAAAGCGCTTTTTGCTCATCACTTTTAAAGCCTCTCTACATCCTATGAAAGCTGAAGTTAAATTTGCATTTATCACATCTGTAAATTCGCTAGTTTTCATGCGAAGCGCTAGCTTGTCGTTTGTGATGCCAGCGTTATTTACAAGGTAGCTTAGTTCGCCGTCGCTATCGACTATCAAATTTATACCTTTTATAAACTCATCTTCGTCAGTTGCGTCAAATTTTATCACTGCAGCCTTGCCGCCATTTTGCTCGATCTCAGCCTGCAAAGCGTCTGCTATCTCAGGCTTTGAGCGGTAATTTATCCACACTTTTAAGCCCATATTTGCAATCGTTTTTGCGATTTGTGCGCCAATACCTCTACTTGCACCTGTTATTAGCACGTTTTTTCCGCTAAATTTCATAAATTCTCCTTATTTTTTCTAATTTTTCAATGATTGTAGCTTATATAAGCTTAACGTCTAAATTTTATCGTTTCTTTCCCACTTTATCTTTTTGCCAAAACCAAGAACATTGCTCGTAAATTTAAGCTTTTCAAGGCTTATGCACCAAATTTTTGGATCCATTGCTTTTGCATAAAAAAATCTTTTGAAATAAATTTCTATTTCGTTTTCTTTAGCCTCTCTCATCACTCCTTGAAACTGCACACCCTCTATCTTGCCAACGATCTTTGTATCAAGAGCAACCGTACCAGCAACAAGCTTTGAGTTTTTTAAAAATTTGATATGCGAGCTATCATCTGAGCTAGCTAGAAAAAGGCTAAAATTTACCTCATCAAAGGCGT
This genomic window from Campylobacter concisus contains:
- a CDS encoding beta-ketoacyl-ACP synthase II → MKRVVVTGIGMINALGLDKESSFKAICEGKTGVKEITSFDVSDFPVKIAAEITDFDPNSILDGKEVKKVDRFIQLGIKASNEAMADANFKEFDAHKFGVSSAAGIGGLPNIEKNSITYFEKGVKRISPFFIPSALVNMLGGIVSINHGLKGPNLSSVTACAASTHAISQAAKCIMIGQATNMLVIGAESTICGVGIGGFAAMKALSTRNDEPSKASRPFDANRDGFVMGEGAGALVLEEYESAVARGAKIYAEVVGFGESGDAHHITSPTLEGPLSAMKQALDMAKGVKIDYVNAHGTSTPVNDKNETAALKAVFGDKCPPVSSTKGQTGHCLGGAGAIEAVISIMAMRDGIIPPTINYETPDPECDLDYVPNKARKADIKAVMSNSFGFGGTNGVVIFKKLD
- the acpP gene encoding acyl carrier protein, which gives rise to MAVFEDVRDVVVEQLSVDPQAVKLESKIIEDLGADSLDVVELVMALEEKFEVEIPDSEAEKLISIQDVVNYIEKLGK
- the fabG gene encoding 3-oxoacyl-ACP reductase FabG yields the protein MKFSGKNVLITGASRGIGAQIAKTIANMGLKVWINYRSKPEIADALQAEIEQNGGKAAVIKFDATDEDEFIKGINLIVDSDGELSYLVNNAGITNDKLALRMKTSEFTDVINANLTSAFIGCREALKVMSKKRFGAVVNVASIVGEMGNAGQVNYSASKGGLIAMSKSFAKEGASRNIRFNSVTPGFIETDMTHGLSDEVKKTYSDNIPLKRFGSASEVAEAVAFLLSDHASYVTGETLKINGGLYM
- a CDS encoding pyridoxamine 5'-phosphate oxidase family protein, whose product is MDERIVKFLKKMHLASVCVVDDEGQPYAFSAFYAFDEVNFSLFLASSDDSSHIKFLKNSKLVAGTVALDTKIVGKIEGVQFQGVMREAKENEIEIYFKRFFYAKAMDPKIWCISLEKLKFTSNVLGFGKKIKWERNDKI